A window of Symphalangus syndactylus isolate Jambi chromosome X, NHGRI_mSymSyn1-v2.1_pri, whole genome shotgun sequence genomic DNA:
GAATTACCTTggaatctttgtcaaaaatcaattggagGGCCAAGCAAAGTGGCACACGAttataattccagaactttgggaggctgactcaggaggatcacttgaggctgggagtttgagaccagcctaggcaactccatctcttcaaaaataaaaaaaatcagtcggCTGTGATGGCatgcacatgtaatcctagctactttggaggatGAGGCTGAAGTAtaacttcagcccaggagttcaaggttacagtgagctatgattgcatcactgcactccagcctgggcaacagagtgagactctgtttctattttttaaaaaaatcaactggcatatatgtgtgggtctatttcttcATTCACTATCCCATTCCACTGATCAAGTTGTTTATATTTATGCTGATAAATACTGTAGGATTGCAATGCTCTATGCAAAGTGTTTTGATTATTGTACCTTTATAATGTCTTACAATAAAATAGTGAAAGTCCTCCAAAATGTTTGtcttttcaaagttgtttttacTGTTCTTAGtcttttagactttttaatataaactttagaatcaagttgtcaatttttataaaaaactgCTAGGATTTAATTTATGTCATCAATGTTTGGTACTTTTCAGTGTGCAGGCCTTGTACATTTTTTGTCAAATTTATcccaaagtattttatatttttagtgctattgtaaattatatttttaaaaattttagtctgGTTATTCACTGTTTgtaatgttttgaatattttcccccaaaatcCATACCCACCCAGAACctgagaatgtgaccttattttgaAATAGGGTATTTGCAGAGGTAATTAATTAAGGTTGAAATGAGATTATACTAgattagggtgggtcctaaatcCAACGGGTAGatccttataagagacagaaagaatacacagagagacaaagagaggagAAGCAGAGATGAGAGTCTTGCTGCCACAAAGAAATGCCTGGGGCCACTAGAAGCTGGAAGGGGTAAGGAAGAATTCTTTCTGAGAGCCATCAGAGAGAACATGGCCGTGGTGACACTTTGACTTTGGAGTTCTGGCCTgcaaaactatgagataataaatttctaggtttttctgaagccaccaagtttgtggtaatttgttgaggaagtctcaggaaacttaatACATTGCTAGTATATACAGATACAACTAAATTTGTATATTGTGgattgtatcctgcaacttctCTAAATTCACATTATTAGCTCTAGTAGCTTTTTGTATACTATTTAGGAGTTTCTTCATAGGCAATTATGTTTTCTATGAATAAAGATTGTTTTACTTCATCCTTTGCAATCGgtaatacttttatttctttttcttgtcttactgccctggctagaacttctaatACAATGTCGAGTCAATTTTGTGAGAGTGTCCATTTTTCCCTTGTTTCCCATATTGGGGGGAAAGCATTTAGTCTTTATGTACACATCATTATGTATGCTTTTGTAGATGCATTTTATTGGGTTGAGGTATTTTATCTATACCTGGCTACTGAGTATTTTAATCAGTAATGAATATTGGAATTCTGGCAACTGTTTTTTTCATTATCCATTGACATGACCATAAATTTTTTTACTACGTTAATGTggtaaattatcatttttttctaatatcaaCCCTACCTTGATTCCCTAGCATAAAACCTACTTTTGGTCATcgtgtattgtattttttatatatcacTGGATTCAATTTTACTAacgttttgttgagaatttttgcatatatgttcatgagggatattggcttATAGTTATATTTCCTTGTAATATAATTATCTGGTTTAGTTGTCTGGTCAATTATAACCTCATGGGGTGACTTGGAAAGTATTTCCTCATCTTCAATTCTCTGGAAGATTTTGCATAGAATTGGTGTTATGTCATCCTTAGATGTTTGATAGAATTGCCAGTAAAGCCATCTCAACCTAGAGGCTTTTTTGGAAGGATGATTTTAAATGAAACTTTCATCATTTAATAATTGTAGGGATTTCTTTTATTCTAATATatgaatttagtgctataaacttcccccTATGTACTTCTTTTGCCACATCCTGCAAATTGTCATATGTTGAGTTTTCACTGTCACTCAGTTCAGAGTAccttctaatttcccttttgatcTCTTCTTTGGGCCATGGGTTCCTTAGACATGTGTTATTTTGTGTTAATTTAAATATCTGAGGATTTTCTAGAgatctttctgttattggtttctcatttaattccattgtgCTTAGAAAACATAGGTTTTATTATTTGAATCCTGTTAACATTATTGAGATTAATTTTATGGCTCTGAATATAGACTACCTTGGTAAATGTTTCACGTGCATGTGAAACAAATGTATAAACTACTGTTATTGGTGGCAAGTTCTATGCTGTTGCTCAAGTCTTATAGATACTTGCTGATTTTCCATTTTATCAAATTTTGAGAGAAGGTTTTGAAATCCTTGTAactgtgaatttgtctatttctccttgcagttctatgtttttgtttcatgtattttgaagcactGTAATACAAGAATGCTTAGAATTGTTATGTCCTCTTGATATATATGccacttaaaattatataatgacctcctttattgtattattcttgggtctgaaatttattttatctgatatcaATACAGTCATTCACGCATCATTTTGATTTGTAATAAAATTATTcatcttttccatccttttacttgtAAACAATTtgtatctttaaatttaaaataaggttCCTATAGGCAGCATATAtttgtgagtttcttttttttcacatactatttttttaattattgttatactttaagttctggggtacatgtgcagaatgtgcagttttgtgacataggtatacacgtgctatggtggtttgctacacccatcaacccgtcacctacattaggtatttctcctaatgctgtccctcccctagccctataaagacacatgcacatgtatgtttattgtggcactatttacaatagcaaagacttggaaccaaccaaaatgtccatcaatgatagactggattaagaaaatgtggcacatatacaccatggaatactatgcagccataaaaaaggatgagttcatgcctttgcagggacatggatgaagctggaaaccatcattctcagcaaactatcacaagaacagaaaaccacatgGACATATGGAGGTGAGTTTCTTTTCTATTCAATCTGACCATCTCTGCTTTATGACTGAGGTGTTTAAACCACTTACATTAATGTGACTATTGATATTTGAGTTTAAGTCAaccatctttttatttgttttcatttgtcctgtctgttctttgttctcttttttttgaatttctttcGATTATTTTGAGGATTCCATTTTACCTTATATGTTGGCTTATTAGCTATAACGTTTTTACTGGTTGATTTGAGGTTTATAGTACACATCTGTAATTCATCAGAATCTACCTTCAAGTGatattaatatatagaataaGAACCTTAAAATTGTGTACTTTCATTTCCCTTCTTCTGGCCTTTGTGCTATTATTTCCCCCTCTTCTGGCTTTTGTgctaaaacatacattttaattttaatatccaGTAAGTCAGAGACAATCATAAGGCTCATGTTACTTATTTACCCTCTCTCAGAGAACTTTGCCCTCCACTCTCTGATAGATGATAAGTGACTGAAAAGTGTTGTTTTCATATGTTCTCTCCAGGTTTTAGTTATTTCAGTTAGGGAGGTAAATCCAGTCCCTGTTACTCCGTTTTCACTGAAAGCATAAATGTGGATTAGTGTTTTAAGTGACGGTTAATCATGAAGGCTTTATTTTACTTCTAACCAAAGTGTACTTCCTATGCTATCTGGAATTCCTGGAAGAGTCCAGTGTCTGTGTCCCTTCTTGCCCTACACTGAACTAGAATGTTCAAACTGCCTCACTTTCTTTGGTCATACAATAGCCTTTAAGTTTGCTTTCTACATTTCCTTCAATGGACttgaattttttaagaaaaaaaaccagtAACTGTTTTATTAGAAAGTTATGAGATATTATCTACATTATCTCAATTTTGTTAGAAATACATAAGGATCCAAAAATGTATTAATTGTTACTATTTGCTGAATAGCACTAAATGAATATTTCTCTTGTTcagtttttcattcattcattcaacaagtatttactggaTGTACATGATGTGCTAAACCCAAATGGTCTAATCCATATCTACATCTCAAACATCctttttgaacatcctttttcTTTGAGAACCAAGGCACACTCTCTAAGCTCCCTGTCTGCTCTTTGCCAGAATTTGTAGGCTTTTACGGGAAGAATTTACACATTTTGTGAAGAATGGCCACAGTAAATGAGAAAAGGAGGCTCACCATATAACCTATAGAAATGATATATAGGCAAATGCCTTCAGAACCTTAGATATAGCTGCTCCCCTTGAGGGAATGTTATGTTCTGCTCTCTATTGCCTTTTGCTCACTGTCTGCTGGCTACTGGTAGTTGCTTGAGCATTTTATATGGAGCCTGACCACTCACATGCTACTGCCTCAGCTGCACCTTCAGACACAAACACTGTGTTAAGAGCCAAGAGAAACTGGTTAGCAGAAGACTCTCTTCATAGAGTAGAATCTTAAACCCAAGTTTCTCTGAGAAGCTGACAGGGCAACTTCAATCTGCCTAGACATAGAAGAGATATGCATTTTTCTGGGCATATGTGTGTCTCATCTTCTATCATGGGTATGATATCAGTTCACTCATGAACTTAATTTCTCCTCATGAACACTTTTTGTTTCCATTGAAGCTGGTGCTAACACTGACAATCAAGAGTAAAAAGTCTGGTAGGACATAAGCCTCTCTGTTCATCAATTTTCCTGACCTTTCAACTCTAGCCTCTCTATAATCTTCTGTCTTGTGTCTTAAGTGCCTGCAGGAGGAGAAAGAGCTTTGAAATTACTTAGGCATCTGATTCATGATGTCCGGGGTTTGTGATGTTATGTGACATTTTCACCTGCCTGTCCACTTTTCCCCTTTGGTTTCACAAGTTCTATTGCAATGTTATATTCCAGAACAGGagtggcaaactttttctgttaggaccagaaaaaaaatatgtagtcATTGTAAGCAAGCTATACTATCTCtttcacaactactcaactctgccactgtagtaCAAAAACAGCCATAGATAACATGTAAATGAATAAGCAGGCCATTGTTCCACTAAAAATTTATGGACACCAAAACTTGAATTTCATAGTTTTGGTGTaatattctcaagtttttcaacctttaaaaaatgtaaaaatcattcttataggCCAAATAAtaggcagtgggccagatttggcccatgggttgtttgccaacccctgttctGGAATCCTAACTTTAAGTTTATAAGACTGTCTTCATACATAAAATGTGTGTATTTCATCTAATTAGCACAAACTGAGGGGGATTTTATTTCCCTAGTTCTGCTGGGACACTTAACCCCAGTTGTCTTCCCGTAGACTTCTCATAAAGATCTCATTTGTGTATCCATTGATTCACTAAGTGATTTCCTGATGTCCAACTCTGTATAGATAACAAAATTCTGTACATTCATGGATTTCAGGTAAATGTGAGCTGGTATGAGGTGGGACTATCTCAGATTGAAAGTTGGCTGTGTTTCCTCACACATCTTGCAGTCTGCTATACTGAGGAGGAGGTTTCCTGGGAGAGAACTACCTGTAAGGAAAGATCTAGACAGACAATGTTTTTCCATGAAACAAAGCAGAGAGAGGGGATTTGTCCACTCTTTTGTAGAGTAGAGCAAGGATTCAATCCACTGGAAATTCCAGAGAAATTGGTGGGACTTTCTCACTTTGAGGATTTCTGAACATCTGCAGTGGTAGGAGCCAGTGTAGGGAGCAAAACCTAGCAGACAGAGTAATACCCAAGGGAGATGATGAGAATAGAGCACAGCAGCAGAGGAATGAAAGTACCTACTCCTTAGCCCACTGGACTTGTGAATATAGGGAACACTTCACCTTGGAAATTTCCTCTAATAACAGAAGGGAATATCTAAAGTGTTGGGTCATGCATGTCAGTAAGAACAAGAACTTGGGAGAAAGCTCACAACCTCATTACCTTATCTGGTCCATACAACAAGCCTGGGAGGTGGTTGTCTTCATCTTACTGATAAATATTATGATCTTCAAAGAGATGTGTCTCTTACATTTCTAAAAAGAGATCCCAGAAGCAAGCTAAAATTGAGATTCTGTCACAAGTGTTTAGTAAGTGTTCGCATTGCTTTTATAAGGTGGTCACATTGCTTTTTATCAGTAATACGTgttccattttgaaaaataagaaattatggaTAAGCAAGAATAAACTCCCTCTTAATTCTACCACAGAGATAAACActatttactatatatatgtgtatatatatatgtatatatatgactgTTTATGTTCACATTTAagatttaaagtaaaaaagaatgtagagaatgctttttaaaactgttttattaACTTCACAATATATAATGAGCATCTTTCCATGCAATAGGTAAAACTCCCCTGCTGACAGAAACTTACAAACCTGGTCAAAAACAACATTCAGTTAGAAGCTGGTAATAGGAGACCCACAAGAAATAGGTAACATCAAAACGTTTACGACAAAGGTACACCACAAATGTGTAAGTTTAGGAAGCAGGGGTCTCCCTATTAACTTCAGGGAAACCATCAGGTTCAGGGCATAAGGCAAAACTCATCGTGATGGTCATGGTGAGGGGGATCAGTGCTGACTGCCCGCAGACTATGACTCAACTGCTTTTCCCTCAGCTTTTCCATCAGCTGTCTCACCTCCTCCCCAATCCTTTCCATATTCTCCTCTCTCATCCTTGCCTGTGGCTCTCCAAGCCTATGCATTATGTCCCATCTATACTGCAGGATGGGCTGCCTAACGCGGAACCGCCTACGATTTCCTCTAGGCACACAGTATTCACCAGCATCCAAAGGGAGGGCCAAGGGCTCCGCTTTATTAGCAActtgctccttttcttttttttcatcattttcctGGTTGACATTTTCCACGTTGAGATTGTTTAACGCCCGTTCCTCTTTGGACTCCATTACTCCTAGGAGACAGACAGAAAATGGACTCAATTCTTGGTGAACTGATCAGCACCGAGGACAGAGGCCCAACTACCCACCTTTCAAAATTCAGAGCCCTGGATTTCAAAggccttttttaaatttcattttttttttccaccagagAGACCCCGTGTACTctcggggcggggaggggggccAGTCCGTGCCCTTCTCTCCCGCAAAGCCCACCATCTTCTCTGCAGATCCATCTCCAGGCCTCTGCAGGCACCAAAATGGAGGACGaagaaggggtgggggtgggggattgcGAAGTGTGGGAGTGACGGCACGGATTGGGGTCTCAGACTGGGCTTTCCTCATGTTCtgaccccctccccaccaccgtCCCTCGCACCGACCTAGGCCTATCCTTGCAGTCTCCTCCTCCGGATTCTCGACGTGAGGTGCGTCGCCGCGACACTTGGCCCCGCAGACCTGCAGACGGCCGGGGTGGGAAGAGTGGGGGCTGCTGCAGCGGAACGCTAGCGAGGACCCGCCGCCACCCGGCCCCTTCCCCACGCCGGGCCCGGGCCCTCCTAGCCGCCCTCGCCCCCCGCCTCAGCCGCCCCGCCCCCCAAGCTGACCACCATTTTCTGCATCAAGAAGGGCGGAGCAGGGGTGTCGGAAAAGCTTGTGCTGGTGACGAAGGCAGGTGCTTCAGAAGGGTCGTAGCCTCAGGATCGCCGGCTCCCGCGGGGCCGGACACCCCTCCGCTCACGCAAGGCTCGCGGTCCCGCGGCGGGGCCCCGGGGCTGCATCGTGGACCGGCTGCGTCTCCGCGCGGCTCCCCGGAGGTGGGGCATCCGCAGGCCGGGGCCGCTCCCCCACACCAACCCCAGGGACCCCCTCCGGGTCCCTTACctgctccccctcctcttcctactTTCGGGGCCGTACCTGGCCCGCACGTCCTCAGGGCCACCGGGAACAGGTACCACTGCCGAGAAGGGAGCGAGCGACGGCGGCTCGGAAGCCACAGCGAGGTAAGACTCAGTGTTGGCAGATCACGTGTGGCTGTTGTCATCGCCAGCGGCTCCGCCCCCGTCCCACGCCCCCTCCTGCAGCCCGGAGTCAGTTGGTGCTTTCGGGCCCGCCCCCATCCTCACCGGGAGTCCCTTTTAACAtcccctgcctgggccctgccacTCTCCCTTCTCTGTATATTCTTGAGACTTCCCCTGCCTGCCCAGGAAGGACGGAAGGTATCGTCTCAGGGAGCTGTTGGCCATTCCCACTTCTCTGGGGACTTGCCTCTCTCTGCCCTTGGCTCCCAGGATTCGCTTCCTTCTGCCTGCCTACCTCATTCTGTCCTCTCTTCTACCAATATTCTCCGTTTTCCCTCCACTAAAATGAGTGGAAGAGGTGTATCAGGAAAGGAGCACAAGAGAGTAGGCTTTTCTCATTCTTAATacctttctgtattatttctttgtatgaaacaaaaaatatactgctttagaaaggaaaaaaagttatttttacttgaaaaacGGGATTAAAGTTGGGCAAAATATCCCAACCACCTGTCCTGttaaatcattatataaatatagacTCTACACGCAGCTGCTTTTTTAGAACTTGGAAAAGGACAGGGCAGCTGATGGCTCCCATTCTGAGGGGCCCCTGGACACATGAGGCCCTTCTATGAAATGAGCTAGTGAGTTGTAGTGCTACAGAGCCTTGTTGGGTTTTcataactaaaaggaaaaaaaagaccttTTTCACAAATTTCTGGTTCAAATGataagtatgtctttatttaaagataaaataatcatGTATTTAGGAAATCCAGAGACATCTACGGTAAACCTACTATAGGAGTAAGAATTGATTTTAAGAAGGTTGCAGCTACTAGATAAATATTACAAATGTACtcataaatttatttgaaaatgcaaaggacctagaatagaaaaataatttttttaaaatatcctacaAATCTTGAGGGTTACATTATATTATTTCAAGACTTAAGGTGTAATAATAAAGTTAGTGTAGTAGTAAACATAGACCtgtagatcaatagaacagaatagagtccagaaatagacccatacatgttgttaattaatttttgacaaagatgtcaaAGTGATTCGATATGGAAAGTatagtcttttaaacaaatggtgctgaaataacagaattcttaaaggaaaaaaaggagccTTGCCTTTTATCTATActatacacaaattaattcaaaatggatcataggccTAAATGTAAAAGTTCAAATTAGAAAActtctagaataaaacatagagaaaaactTTACGATCTTTGAGAAAACGATTCCTTAGGACACAAAAAGAAcagatcacaaaagaaaaaaaatgagaaattggaTTTATCCAAATTAAAAACTTCTACCATTTAAAACACATGGTTAAGAAAATGAAGTGAGAAGCTGGGAGTAAATATTCACAATATGTGTATCTGACAACGGTTTTGAATTCAGAGCATATGTAAAGAACTTCGAAAACTCAAAATAAGAAGGCAAATAATGCAGTAAAAATgatcaaaagatttgaataaacatttcacaAAACTACATACACAAATTACCAATGAGctcatgaaaagatactcaacctcATTAactatcagggaaatgtaaaataaagccAGAATGAAAAACCACTGCACACCCGTTATAATTGCTGAACTTAAGTCTGACAGTCCCAGGCACTTTTGAAAATACTAAACAACAGAAACTCCCCTTGATTGTTGGTGAGAAGTTCAACCACTCTGAGACTTGGTGGCAGTTTCTTGAAAAGTTAGACTTACCATATGTCCTAGAAATTCCACTTTTCAGAATTTTCCcaacagaatttaaaacatattttctcaaaaatatttgcaTAGGAATGTTCATAGAAATTTCCTTTATGATAGCCCCAAAGTTGATAAAAATCTAAATGTCCAACAagtgaactgataaacaaattgtgatgtATTCATACATTTTAACGCTGCTAAGCAATAAAAAAGTGACAAGCTACTGATACAAACAAtaacacagatgaatctcaaaaaaatgaaaaaaatttgtaTCTATAAAGATATCAGCCACAATTGAGTGTTTTCTGCATGATTGCGTTTATATAAGTTctgaaacaggcaaaactaatctgtaCTGATATAAGTTGAATCAAATCAGTTTTTGCCTGGCTTGAAAGTTGAGGTTTTTGTGATTGCAAAGAGGCATAATGGAACTCTCTCAGCTGAGGAAAACATTCTGTATCTTAATGGGGTAGTGACtccattgacaaatacatttGTTGAAATCATTGAACTATACAGTTAAAAGGTGTGTATCTTATTGTAGGTAAAATATAGCCCAATAAGTTTtgctaaaaatcaaatatataggAATAAATCTAATTAAATACTTTCAagacactgaaaattataaaatagtttcaaGAACATTAAAGAATAAGTGTAGGGATTACCATGATCATGGATGAAAACACTCAATATTTTAAGGATGTCAATTATACCCAAATCCAtccataaattcaatgcaatccataTGAAAATCTCAACAAGTCACTTTTTTTGATAAGCAGACTCCAAATATGTGTATGAAAATACAAAGAGCcaggccggtgcggtggctcacacctgtaatcccagcactttgggaggccgaggtgggca
This region includes:
- the BEX2 gene encoding protein BEX2 isoform X2 translates to MQKMVCGAKCRGDAPHVENPEEETARIGLGVMESKEERALNNLNVENVNQENDEKKEKEQVANKAEPLALPLDAGEYCVPRGNRRRFRVRQPILQYRWDIMHRLGEPQARMREENMERIGEEVRQLMEKLREKQLSHSLRAVSTDPPHHDHHDEFCLMP
- the BEX2 gene encoding protein BEX2 isoform X1, translating into MQKMVVCGAKCRGDAPHVENPEEETARIGLGVMESKEERALNNLNVENVNQENDEKKEKEQVANKAEPLALPLDAGEYCVPRGNRRRFRVRQPILQYRWDIMHRLGEPQARMREENMERIGEEVRQLMEKLREKQLSHSLRAVSTDPPHHDHHDEFCLMP
- the BEX2 gene encoding protein BEX2 isoform X3; this encodes MESKEERALNNLNVENVNQENDEKKEKEQVANKAEPLALPLDAGEYCVPRGNRRRFRVRQPILQYRWDIMHRLGEPQARMREENMERIGEEVRQLMEKLREKQLSHSLRAVSTDPPHHDHHDEFCLMP